One genomic window of Methanosalsum zhilinae DSM 4017 includes the following:
- a CDS encoding PAS domain S-box protein, whose protein sequence is MGSKRISHKIDESLERRIHWWQILALAILVCGILITVLSVYQQDSSFREDLLIKTSIVKASISTNDISTLIDYKEDVTHGHEELVSVLQEIQNINDEIRFVYILDMRKDDSIFFMADGEPPESPDHAYPGQIYHDAPDTARLAFETGMMLVDGPYTDSWGTWITGYAPIIDPATGQAVAVIGMDVDASNYYSMLMKGSIPIFGASIFLSVLIFFLGSTQERILRKKLFLEASEKKFHDVFEANPTSMVISSIEDGSILEVNTSYLRTLKYSREEVIGKNVADLEIYSSPEIRVELTKKLKNKEQIQSEEVTLKCKDGTILYGLLSATIIDVEDTPCILTMIIDITEKKVAENAKSLNYKRIHALLQLGQMTTATLQEMTDYALEKAIEITQSKTGYLAFVNEDENVLIMYSWSRSAMDQCNIVEKPTEYPLESTGLWGEAVRQQRPIIINNYYSANPLKKGLPEGHVKLFRHMNAPIFSGDQIVMLAGVGNKDEEYNKTDVQHLELLMQGLWSLIERKQTNEALKQSEGRFKTLVGNIPGAIFRCKMDRDWTMLFVSDKMKDISGYDPSELINSNKRTYNSLIHKDDQEMVYREVLKNIHNKESYQLKYRLIRKDGNSRWIHENASGVFDQNDNLLYIDGVIVDVTEQKQAELELMESEKMLNNFFSQSLIGFFFMMLDEPIEWNDSVDKEKVLDYAIHNQRITKANQAMLDQYRATEDEFIGRTLYNLFKNDLESCRNICRQLFDNGHWYTKTSECRMDDTIMCVEGDYICLYDDEGKILGYFGVQQDITEKKQLEEINKNQLIVSEIHHRVKNNLQVIISLLNMQARLFKNQDSIKNAFIDSQNRIRSMSLAHEKLYSTNNVASIEISDYVSSLVNHISQIYYSYDKSIKINLDLDNVYLGMDATIPLGLIINEIVTNSYKHAFVNRAEGHISISFKELDDFYELIVEDNGTGIPENFDYDQSKSLGFKIINLLVEQLHANINIDTSKKGTRYNIKFTSLN, encoded by the coding sequence ATGGGTAGCAAAAGGATTTCACATAAAATAGATGAATCCTTGGAAAGAAGGATTCATTGGTGGCAAATTCTTGCGCTGGCAATTTTAGTATGTGGAATTCTAATTACAGTATTATCTGTTTACCAGCAGGATTCTTCATTTAGAGAAGACCTTCTTATCAAGACAAGCATTGTAAAAGCTTCTATTTCTACTAATGATATATCTACTTTAATAGACTATAAAGAAGATGTCACACATGGACATGAAGAATTAGTATCAGTACTTCAGGAAATTCAGAATATCAACGATGAGATTAGATTTGTATACATACTGGATATGAGGAAAGATGATAGCATATTTTTCATGGCAGATGGTGAACCACCTGAATCCCCAGATCACGCATATCCAGGCCAGATTTATCATGATGCCCCAGATACAGCAAGGCTTGCTTTTGAAACCGGAATGATGCTAGTAGATGGGCCTTATACTGATAGCTGGGGAACTTGGATAACTGGCTATGCTCCAATTATAGATCCTGCTACAGGTCAAGCAGTAGCTGTTATTGGAATGGATGTAGATGCAAGCAATTATTATTCAATGCTGATGAAAGGTTCGATACCCATATTTGGTGCATCTATTTTTTTGTCGGTTTTGATTTTCTTTTTAGGGTCTACTCAGGAGCGTATCCTTCGTAAAAAATTATTTCTGGAGGCATCTGAGAAAAAATTCCATGATGTTTTTGAAGCCAACCCCACATCTATGGTAATATCTTCGATTGAAGATGGGTCCATTCTTGAAGTTAATACAAGCTATCTTAGAACTCTTAAGTATTCACGAGAAGAAGTCATTGGAAAAAATGTAGCAGATCTTGAAATATATTCAAGTCCAGAGATAAGAGTCGAACTTACAAAGAAGTTGAAGAATAAAGAACAGATTCAAAGTGAAGAAGTAACCCTTAAATGTAAAGATGGCACAATATTGTACGGCCTGCTATCAGCAACAATAATTGATGTTGAAGATACACCCTGTATTTTAACGATGATTATAGATATAACTGAAAAGAAGGTGGCCGAAAATGCAAAATCTCTCAACTACAAACGTATTCATGCATTACTGCAACTCGGTCAAATGACAACAGCTACTCTTCAGGAAATGACAGACTATGCACTGGAGAAAGCCATAGAAATTACACAAAGTAAGACTGGATATTTAGCCTTTGTCAATGAAGATGAAAATGTGCTCATAATGTATTCCTGGTCAAGATCTGCTATGGATCAATGTAACATAGTTGAAAAACCAACTGAATATCCACTTGAAAGCACTGGACTCTGGGGTGAAGCTGTCAGACAACAAAGACCAATCATAATAAATAATTACTATTCTGCAAACCCTTTAAAAAAAGGACTGCCAGAAGGGCATGTAAAATTGTTCAGACACATGAACGCTCCTATTTTTAGTGGTGATCAAATCGTTATGCTCGCAGGAGTTGGAAACAAAGATGAAGAATATAATAAAACGGATGTTCAGCATCTTGAACTTTTGATGCAGGGATTATGGAGTTTAATTGAACGCAAGCAGACGAATGAGGCTCTAAAACAAAGTGAAGGGAGGTTTAAGACATTAGTTGGAAATATTCCAGGAGCTATTTTTAGGTGCAAGATGGATAGAGACTGGACAATGCTCTTTGTAAGTGATAAGATGAAAGACATTTCAGGCTATGATCCTTCTGAATTAATTAATAGCAATAAAAGAACATACAACAGTCTCATTCATAAAGATGATCAGGAGATGGTATATCGTGAAGTCTTAAAAAATATTCATAATAAAGAATCCTATCAATTAAAATATAGATTAATTAGAAAAGATGGAAATTCCAGGTGGATACATGAAAATGCAAGTGGAGTTTTTGACCAGAATGATAATTTGCTATATATCGATGGAGTTATAGTAGATGTTACTGAACAGAAACAAGCTGAACTTGAGCTAATGGAAAGCGAGAAAATGCTAAATAACTTTTTTTCACAATCACTTATTGGTTTTTTCTTCATGATGTTGGACGAACCAATAGAATGGAATGATTCTGTAGATAAGGAAAAAGTACTGGATTATGCTATTCACAACCAAAGAATAACAAAAGCCAATCAGGCAATGCTGGATCAGTATCGTGCTACTGAAGACGAATTCATTGGTAGAACACTATACAATCTGTTTAAAAACGATTTAGAAAGCTGCCGTAATATATGTAGGCAGTTATTTGATAATGGGCACTGGTACACAAAGACAAGTGAATGTAGAATGGATGACACTATCATGTGTGTTGAAGGTGATTACATATGCCTATACGATGATGAGGGAAAAATATTAGGTTACTTTGGAGTTCAGCAGGATATAACTGAAAAGAAACAATTGGAAGAAATTAATAAAAATCAATTAATTGTAAGTGAAATCCATCATAGAGTAAAAAATAACTTACAGGTTATAATCAGCTTACTCAATATGCAAGCGAGGCTGTTTAAGAATCAAGATAGTATTAAAAATGCATTTATTGATAGTCAAAACAGAATAAGGTCAATGTCCTTGGCACATGAAAAACTTTATAGCACAAATAATGTTGCCAGCATTGAAATTTCGGACTATGTCAGCAGCCTTGTAAATCACATATCACAGATTTATTATTCATATGATAAATCTATTAAGATAAACCTAGATCTCGACAACGTTTATCTGGGTATGGATGCAACAATTCCACTTGGTCTAATTATCAACGAGATAGTTACAAATTCATATAAGCATGCATTCGTAAATAGGGCTGAAGGACATATCTCAATTTCATTTAAGGAATTGGATGACTTTTATGAATTAATTGTTGAAGACAATGGTACTGGAATTCCAGAAAACTTTGATTACGATCAATCAAAATCTCTAGGGTTTAAGATAATAAATCTTTTAGTTGAACAGCTACATGCAAATATTAATATTGATACTTCAAAAAAAGGAACACGTTATAATATAAAATTTACATCGCTGAATTAA
- a CDS encoding FAD-binding oxidoreductase, with the protein MREQIDQAALEELRRDFKGQILLPSDPAYNDARQIYNGMIDRRPAIIAQCNEVEDVVQAVLFGRKHDLEIAVRSGGHSVEGWGLTDGGIVIDMRKMNSVRVDPVARIAYVGGGATWRDVDSACQPHDLATTGGTISTTGVAGITLGGGWGYLARKLGLACDNLISVELVTADGSIVVTSEEDNPELFWALHGGGGNFGVATSFTFRLHHLPATTLALLVFSPTEGPNVIRRFRDVIERSAPDELSGEISYMTGPPEDPVPPELVNQLCLFLELFYVGPEDEMRKFINPLMELEPEGVMISELPYADIQSAFDMEPGLRNYWTAQPLEVLSDEAVELFCKRAYDMIVPSNSIQVLSSWGGAIARQDDKWPMGNRKSAWLVYSFGQWTDPADDKRGIAWANALCSDMIPHATEGTYLNLITNEGRERIIAGYGRQDKYKRLARVKAKYDPHNVFHMNHNIRPD; encoded by the coding sequence ATGAGAGAACAAATAGATCAAGCTGCTCTTGAAGAACTACGTAGGGACTTTAAGGGGCAGATACTATTACCCAGTGATCCAGCTTATAATGATGCCCGTCAGATATATAATGGAATGATAGATCGACGTCCTGCGATCATAGCCCAGTGCAACGAGGTTGAAGACGTAGTGCAAGCAGTTCTTTTTGGCCGAAAACATGACCTTGAGATTGCGGTTCGCAGTGGAGGTCACAGTGTTGAAGGCTGGGGCCTCACTGACGGAGGAATTGTAATTGACATGCGTAAAATGAACTCTGTCAGAGTTGACCCCGTTGCCCGTATTGCTTATGTTGGGGGAGGTGCAACTTGGAGAGATGTTGATAGTGCCTGCCAACCTCACGATTTAGCCACAACTGGCGGTACTATTTCAACTACAGGCGTTGCTGGAATCACACTTGGTGGTGGGTGGGGTTATCTAGCCCGTAAATTAGGATTGGCATGTGATAATCTGATATCGGTGGAGCTGGTCACTGCCGATGGTAGTATTGTGGTCACTTCTGAAGAAGATAATCCTGAGTTGTTCTGGGCACTGCATGGAGGTGGAGGTAACTTTGGTGTGGCTACATCGTTTACTTTCAGATTACATCATCTTCCTGCTACTACTCTAGCCTTATTAGTCTTCTCGCCTACGGAGGGACCAAATGTTATACGTCGCTTTCGCGATGTTATAGAAAGGTCAGCGCCAGATGAACTGAGCGGAGAAATTTCCTACATGACCGGTCCACCTGAAGATCCTGTTCCACCCGAGTTGGTCAACCAGCTATGCTTATTTCTTGAACTGTTCTATGTAGGTCCGGAAGATGAGATGCGTAAGTTTATCAATCCACTCATGGAACTTGAACCTGAAGGAGTGATGATCTCGGAGTTGCCCTATGCGGATATACAGAGTGCATTTGATATGGAACCTGGTCTCCGCAACTATTGGACTGCACAACCTCTTGAAGTATTATCCGATGAAGCTGTAGAGTTATTCTGTAAACGTGCTTATGATATGATCGTGCCTTCCAATTCCATTCAAGTTCTTTCATCATGGGGAGGGGCTATTGCTCGTCAAGATGATAAATGGCCCATGGGCAATCGCAAATCAGCATGGCTTGTGTATTCCTTTGGTCAATGGACCGACCCTGCAGACGACAAGCGTGGTATCGCCTGGGCAAATGCATTATGTTCTGATATGATTCCACATGCAACTGAAGGCACTTACCTTAATCTCATCACCAACGAGGGAAGGGAGCGCATTATCGCAGGGTATGGAAGACAGGATAAATACAAACGGCTTGCTAGGGTCAAAGCAAAATACGACCCACATAATGTTTTTCACATGAATCACAACATCAGGCCTGATTGA
- a CDS encoding helix-turn-helix transcriptional regulator, which produces MGKTPPIPKTHYILKEFHESSKDSGVLYSINTFFHPNFIELFDDLIRNDVEIHFILSQDLLDNMTEDYNKIFTNLINTNKFNFYLHPENLGFLSLGISKHYLMFTLLRKDGNLDNVRILGNRQKALEWGSELFNYYLKDSTPINKI; this is translated from the coding sequence ATAGGGAAAACTCCTCCTATTCCAAAAACTCACTATATACTTAAAGAGTTCCATGAAAGTTCAAAGGATTCCGGGGTTCTTTATAGTATAAACACCTTTTTCCATCCAAATTTTATAGAATTATTTGACGACTTGATTCGTAATGATGTTGAAATACATTTTATACTTTCTCAAGATTTATTGGATAATATGACCGAAGATTATAATAAAATTTTTACTAATCTGATTAATACCAATAAATTCAATTTTTATTTACACCCTGAAAATTTAGGGTTTTTGTCCTTAGGAATAAGTAAACACTATTTAATGTTTACCTTATTAAGAAAAGATGGAAATTTAGATAATGTACGTATTTTAGGTAATAGACAGAAGGCACTTGAATGGGGATCAGAGCTTTTTAACTATTACCTGAAGGACTCTACGCCAATAAATAAAATTTGA
- a CDS encoding AI-2E family transporter, with product MEHSSKMWQAIIVLVILTSVLAYALYPFINAFLTAFILYVIFKPLHRFLTVDHKIRSDISAIIVLIVSALIILIPVHILLALVYLQIQALFLDTTWLFSYIELATSYIHIIESIVLPFEIDLELENRLMEFFSTLSNLISGAAVDAMSAIGQILIEIVIMYFLFFYLLIGDKSKFAQTFRNAIPFNEDNTKKLLDKFSSLVKTILFSSGIIAFIQGAILTITFLLLGIEGAFFWGFVTLILSFLPMVGPPVIWVPTLALQLIQGDYFIAVGVLIGGIIHTLVDEVLRPLVQKRVGQIHPLVTIVGVLTGLKMFGLLGIILGPLLISYVLLIALMVHDEYLSGPDSNKYEQLICELIKHD from the coding sequence ATGGAACATTCCAGTAAAATGTGGCAGGCGATAATTGTTCTTGTTATCCTGACAAGTGTACTTGCTTATGCATTGTACCCATTTATAAATGCCTTCTTAACTGCATTCATACTGTATGTAATATTCAAACCACTCCATAGGTTTTTGACAGTAGATCACAAGATTAGATCAGATATTTCTGCAATTATTGTTTTAATTGTATCTGCTCTTATCATCCTGATCCCTGTACACATCTTGTTGGCACTGGTCTATTTGCAAATACAGGCTTTGTTCTTAGATACCACTTGGCTGTTTTCGTATATTGAGCTGGCTACCAGCTATATCCATATAATCGAAAGCATAGTACTTCCATTTGAGATTGATCTGGAACTTGAAAATCGGCTTATGGAGTTCTTTTCCACTCTTTCTAATCTTATAAGTGGTGCAGCTGTAGACGCAATGTCTGCAATCGGTCAAATACTGATAGAGATTGTCATAATGTACTTTTTGTTTTTTTATCTCCTGATTGGAGATAAGTCTAAATTTGCGCAGACTTTTAGAAACGCCATTCCTTTTAACGAGGATAATACAAAAAAATTACTTGATAAGTTCAGCTCCCTTGTAAAGACAATTCTTTTTAGCTCAGGTATAATTGCATTTATACAGGGAGCCATATTGACTATAACATTCCTTCTCCTTGGTATTGAAGGTGCTTTCTTCTGGGGTTTTGTAACTCTTATCCTTTCCTTCCTCCCGATGGTTGGTCCACCTGTTATATGGGTGCCGACCCTTGCATTACAGTTGATACAGGGTGATTATTTCATTGCAGTCGGTGTGCTCATAGGTGGAATAATACACACACTTGTAGATGAGGTTCTTCGACCACTTGTTCAAAAAAGAGTAGGACAGATACACCCTCTTGTTACCATTGTAGGTGTCTTAACAGGTTTGAAAATGTTTGGCTTATTGGGGATAATCCTGGGACCTTTACTGATCTCATATGTCCTGCTTATAGCTTTAATGGTACATGATGAATACCTGTCAGGCCCGGATAGCAATAAATATGAGCAGCTAATATGTGAACTTATCAAACATGACTGA
- a CDS encoding transposase — protein sequence MEFKELTDEQWKYIKPYLPPQPITGRKRANDRNVINGILFVLITGCRWSDMPECYGSP from the coding sequence ATGGAATTTAAAGAACTCACTGATGAACAGTGGAAATATATTAAACCGTATTTACCTCCACAACCAATAACTGGACGAAAGAGAGCAAATGACCGTAATGTCATCAATGGTATTCTCTTTGTCCTGATTACAGGTTGTAGATGGTCAGATATGCCTGAATGTTATGGATCACCTTAA